In a genomic window of Amblyomma americanum isolate KBUSLIRL-KWMA chromosome 4, ASM5285725v1, whole genome shotgun sequence:
- the LOC144130481 gene encoding uncharacterized protein LOC144130481, giving the protein MEELLHHKLEKFRSVMSSGYPSLSIPVTDPLNIPPVDMSSIFGGDVFRFQLLHVQIRNLSTFEITELRADTKHLKVRLTFQAPQISGRMQYTVAGSLYEVFPLQGSGRCDVVYHDVTVSTVARLKETNGRFQFAGFEDSSVDFASDEVSVQQSPPVTTGDGLGSQVGRILFWTLSKPASKILPPSLLLFLNDALERTPRPGVSKAEP; this is encoded by the exons ATGGAGGAGCTGCTACACCACAAGCTGGAGAAGTTCCGATCCGTAATGTCCTCGGGTTACCCCAGCCTCTCCATCCCCGTCACGGACCCGCTCAACATTCCCCCCGTCGACATGTCTTCCATCTTCGGTGGAGACGTGTTCCGCTTCCAGCTGCTGCATGTTCAG ATCCGGAATCTCTCTACATTCGAGATAACCGAACTGAGGGCGGACACAAAGCACCTTAAAGTTCGCCTGACTTTCCAAGCCCCGCAAATATCCGGGAGAATGCAGTACACCGTGGCCGGGTCCCTGTACGAAGTTTTCCCCCTCCAGGGTAGTGGTCGTTGTGACGTCGTCTATCACGACGTCACTGTCAGCACCGTGGCGAGGCTCAAAGAAACCAACGGAAGGTTCCAGTTTGCCGGCTTCGAAGATTCCAGCGTCGACTTTGCATCCGATGAAGTATCC GTGCAGCAGAGCCCGCCAGTGACAACTGGAGACGGCCTGGGCTCCCAGGTTGGCAGGATCCTCTTCTGGACGCTGTCCAAGCCGGCCTCCAAGATCCTGCCGCCCAGCCTGCTGCTATTCCTCAACGACGCCCTTGAGCGAACTCCGAGACCGGGGGTCAGCAAGGCGGAGCCGTGA